Proteins co-encoded in one Listeria ivanovii subsp. ivanovii genomic window:
- a CDS encoding APC family permease: MASPLKRLLIGRPLKTSEAGDQKLGKLKALAVLSSDALSSIAYGTEQILLVLVTVSAAAMWYSLPIALCVLILLFALNLSYKQIIYSYPHGGGAYIVSRENLGNNAGLIAGGSLLVDYMLTVAVSVSSGTDAIVSAVPSLYPFAVPIAVVLVVGVTIINLRGITESASLLAIPVYLFVFSIIALIFTGLFKILTGMDASHETAAVGTHVQGVTIFLLLRAFASGSASLTGIEAISNAVPLFKEPRPKNAAKTLTLMAGLLGFFFVGITVLAFVYGTVPELKVTVLSQIAENVFGRNFMFYFIQATTALILVLAANTGFSAFPLLAFNLAKDKFMPRMYLARGDRLGYSNGIITLAVGSILLIILFKGKTELLIPLYSVGVFIPFTLSQTGMIVKWWKQRPKGWKKSLSANLLGASISFTVLIVLFLTRIESVWPVFIFMPIMIYVFHRTRHHYRKVGPQLRIDETMDLPDFKGNAVIICVSDTTKVVEGALQYAKSIGDTVIAVHISIDKKQEKEFVERWNRVHPEVRIANLFSPYRSISDPLMKFIDTAKQKADQDNYSLTVLIPQFIPRKGWQNLLHNQTSLLIRTRLLMKRDVVVSTYPYHLKE; the protein is encoded by the coding sequence ATGGCTTCGCCGCTAAAAAGATTATTAATCGGCCGCCCTCTGAAAACATCAGAAGCTGGAGACCAAAAATTGGGGAAATTAAAAGCTTTAGCAGTCCTATCATCCGATGCACTTTCTTCTATTGCATATGGTACAGAACAGATTTTATTGGTGCTCGTAACTGTTAGTGCTGCGGCTATGTGGTATTCATTACCCATAGCACTTTGTGTGCTTATTCTTTTGTTCGCACTTAATTTGTCGTATAAGCAAATTATTTACTCTTATCCGCATGGTGGGGGAGCTTATATTGTTTCAAGGGAAAATTTAGGAAACAATGCAGGATTAATCGCGGGTGGTTCCTTACTCGTTGACTATATGCTTACCGTCGCAGTAAGTGTTTCATCAGGAACAGACGCAATTGTATCAGCAGTACCTTCGTTATATCCTTTTGCAGTACCCATTGCTGTCGTATTAGTAGTTGGGGTAACGATTATTAATTTACGAGGTATTACCGAATCAGCTAGCTTACTTGCCATTCCAGTGTATTTATTCGTTTTTTCTATTATTGCTCTTATATTTACTGGTTTATTTAAAATACTAACTGGAATGGATGCAAGTCATGAAACGGCCGCAGTAGGAACTCATGTACAAGGAGTAACCATCTTCCTATTACTTAGAGCGTTTGCTTCCGGATCGGCATCTTTAACTGGGATCGAAGCCATTTCAAATGCAGTACCGTTATTTAAAGAACCACGTCCGAAAAATGCAGCTAAAACCTTGACCTTAATGGCTGGCCTACTTGGTTTTTTCTTTGTAGGTATAACCGTTCTTGCATTTGTGTATGGAACTGTTCCAGAGCTAAAAGTAACTGTGTTATCCCAAATAGCTGAAAATGTTTTTGGCAGAAACTTCATGTTTTATTTTATTCAAGCGACAACAGCGCTTATCTTGGTTTTAGCAGCTAATACAGGTTTTTCTGCATTTCCACTCTTAGCATTTAATTTGGCAAAAGATAAATTTATGCCGAGAATGTATTTAGCAAGGGGAGACCGGTTAGGCTACTCCAACGGGATTATAACGCTTGCAGTGGGTTCGATACTACTGATTATCTTATTCAAAGGGAAAACAGAGTTGCTCATTCCGCTTTATTCAGTCGGGGTATTTATTCCATTCACACTTTCGCAAACTGGGATGATTGTGAAATGGTGGAAACAGCGACCTAAAGGCTGGAAGAAGTCGTTGTCAGCTAACTTACTCGGAGCATCTATTTCATTTACAGTATTAATTGTATTATTCTTAACTCGGATTGAGTCAGTTTGGCCAGTGTTTATCTTTATGCCAATTATGATTTATGTCTTCCATCGTACAAGACATCATTACCGGAAAGTAGGACCACAACTTAGGATTGACGAAACAATGGACTTGCCTGATTTCAAAGGAAATGCCGTCATTATTTGTGTATCTGATACCACCAAGGTTGTTGAAGGTGCACTGCAATATGCTAAATCTATTGGTGATACAGTCATAGCTGTCCACATTTCTATTGATAAAAAACAGGAAAAGGAATTTGTTGAGAGATGGAATCGGGTTCATCCTGAAGTGCGCATTGCTAATCTGTTTTCGCCGTATCGCTCGATTTCAGATCCATTAATGAAATTTATTGACACGGCAAAGCAAAAAGCAGATCAAGACAATTACTCACTAACGGTGTTGATACCGCAATTTATCCCTAGAAAAGGATGGCAAAATCTCCTTCATAACCAAACAAGTCTATTGATTCGCACAAGACTTCTAATGAAAAGAGATGTGGTCGTTTCCACATACCCTTATCATTTAAAAGAATAG
- a CDS encoding BglG family transcription antiterminator: protein MLLTKTERTLINLFLTKNDFLTANQLAEILDVSSKTIYRKIKNINSTTGKKDILISEKGRGFKLDYKAYIQAKLETTEDIFGYTPTERREKILLQILFKSPKYLNIHRLYEGYYVGYNSIKNDFTLLNQSIDKYHLTIQKRQKEIRVVGTEENIRTAINEVINNLDLSSYDDLKTEYSDLNKEDVQFIVQQMEIIENKLEISIPYPYDINIFSHLYILINRFRQGEVKEFAETNEKYTITNETLHLIAVEAIEAIEQYLDMKLPNCETFHFLQYLISSRFNHEIELVPNNMLPIVEEMTDFYINQVAAKMNIPFNKKQLKIELLSHMKPMVNRMNHQINIKNNLLSDIKLEYGSLFEIMKETARDVATTFKIHTISEDEIGYITIYFAKHIEQSPLIKRIIIMCSSGIGTSELLKVKVQKAFPDVEIVDVLSSTRFKNNLQDYRNIDFILTTIKTDSNESIPSLLVSAMFTEKDKMMVEKLMESL from the coding sequence ATGCTTCTAACAAAAACGGAGCGTACATTAATTAACTTGTTCCTAACGAAAAATGATTTTCTAACAGCCAATCAATTAGCGGAAATTCTTGATGTTTCTTCTAAGACGATTTACCGGAAAATCAAAAATATTAATAGTACAACAGGAAAAAAAGACATCTTGATTTCAGAAAAGGGGCGTGGTTTCAAGCTTGATTATAAAGCCTATATTCAAGCGAAACTAGAAACGACAGAAGATATTTTTGGCTATACACCTACTGAACGAAGAGAAAAAATCCTGCTTCAAATCCTATTTAAATCTCCAAAATATTTAAATATCCACCGTTTATATGAAGGATACTATGTTGGTTATAACTCAATAAAAAATGATTTTACACTGTTAAACCAATCGATTGATAAGTACCATTTAACTATTCAAAAGCGGCAAAAAGAAATCCGTGTGGTTGGAACCGAAGAAAATATTCGAACAGCAATTAATGAAGTCATTAACAACCTAGATTTATCCAGTTATGATGACTTGAAAACAGAATATAGTGATTTAAATAAAGAAGACGTACAGTTTATCGTACAACAAATGGAAATTATCGAAAACAAACTGGAAATTAGTATCCCTTATCCATATGATATTAATATTTTTTCTCATTTGTATATTTTAATCAATCGCTTCAGGCAAGGAGAGGTGAAAGAATTTGCTGAGACAAACGAAAAATACACCATTACTAATGAAACACTTCATTTAATCGCTGTGGAAGCAATCGAAGCTATTGAACAATATTTGGATATGAAGCTGCCTAATTGCGAAACGTTTCATTTTCTCCAGTATTTAATTTCTTCACGCTTTAATCATGAAATTGAATTAGTTCCTAACAACATGTTACCAATAGTAGAGGAAATGACGGATTTTTATATCAACCAAGTGGCCGCTAAAATGAACATCCCTTTTAATAAAAAGCAACTAAAAATCGAGCTTTTAAGTCATATGAAGCCAATGGTGAATCGAATGAACCACCAAATAAATATAAAAAACAATTTATTAAGTGATATTAAATTAGAATACGGCAGCCTTTTTGAAATTATGAAAGAAACTGCTAGAGATGTGGCTACAACATTTAAAATCCACACGATATCAGAGGATGAAATTGGCTATATTACGATCTACTTTGCCAAACACATCGAGCAATCACCATTAATAAAACGAATTATTATTATGTGTTCTAGCGGAATTGGAACATCGGAATTATTAAAAGTAAAAGTTCAAAAAGCATTTCCAGATGTTGAAATAGTAGACGTTTTATCATCTACAAGATTCAAAAATAATTTACAAGACTATCGGAATATTGACTTTATTCTAACAACAATTAAAACAGATAGTAATGAATCTATTCCATCACTACTAGTGAGTGCCATGTTTACAGAGAAAGATAAAATGATGGTGGAAAAATTAATGGAAAGTTTATAG
- a CDS encoding PTS fructose transporter subunit IIC, giving the protein MKKLQIKKHALTAISYMLPLVVASGLLIAIGNLTSGQVILDYKAPYSIPDALVSLGVLGMGLLAPVIAAAIAYSIADRPGIAPGLLMGVIANSIGAGFLGGMLGGYLVGYFVLILVKYLKVPKWAQGLMPMMIIPLISSLVMGLLMYFVIGVPIVWATDAMTNFLQGMQGSMRFVFGAVLGGMAAFDFGGPVNKVASLFADGLLLEGVKEPEAVKILASMVPPFGVTLSWVVSKIIKKKKYTKSEEDNIKIAFPMGICMITEGVIPIAAVDPIRVIISCTLGAAVGGGLSMTWGIGSPVPSGGMFIVPAMNEPILFCVALLIGTCVTAALLLILKREPTKEEELIADQGLEEEEEVDLSGIKIS; this is encoded by the coding sequence ATGAAAAAACTGCAAATCAAAAAACATGCTCTTACAGCGATTTCGTATATGTTGCCGTTAGTTGTTGCCTCGGGGTTACTTATTGCCATTGGAAATTTAACAAGTGGGCAAGTGATTTTAGATTACAAAGCACCATATTCTATTCCTGATGCCCTTGTCTCGCTTGGTGTGCTCGGTATGGGTCTACTCGCGCCGGTCATTGCCGCTGCAATTGCTTATTCGATAGCTGACAGGCCAGGGATTGCTCCAGGTCTCCTTATGGGGGTAATCGCGAATTCCATTGGAGCAGGGTTCTTAGGTGGGATGCTTGGTGGTTACTTAGTTGGTTATTTTGTTCTTATTCTCGTGAAATATTTAAAAGTACCAAAATGGGCGCAAGGTTTAATGCCGATGATGATTATTCCACTTATTAGCAGTTTAGTTATGGGACTGTTAATGTACTTTGTCATTGGTGTTCCGATTGTATGGGCAACAGATGCGATGACTAATTTCTTGCAAGGAATGCAGGGAAGTATGCGATTTGTATTTGGAGCAGTGCTCGGTGGAATGGCTGCTTTTGACTTTGGCGGTCCAGTGAATAAAGTTGCTTCGTTATTTGCCGATGGGTTGCTACTTGAAGGTGTCAAAGAGCCGGAAGCAGTTAAAATTCTTGCCTCAATGGTACCTCCTTTTGGGGTCACGCTTTCGTGGGTTGTTTCTAAAATAATCAAAAAGAAAAAATACACTAAATCAGAGGAAGATAATATTAAAATCGCCTTCCCAATGGGGATTTGTATGATAACAGAAGGGGTTATTCCAATTGCCGCGGTCGACCCGATTCGTGTGATTATCTCTTGTACACTAGGCGCTGCAGTTGGTGGTGGACTCAGTATGACGTGGGGAATTGGTTCACCGGTTCCGTCAGGCGGGATGTTCATCGTGCCAGCGATGAATGAACCAATACTTTTCTGTGTAGCTTTATTGATAGGAACCTGTGTTACGGCGGCACTTCTGCTTATATTGAAACGAGAGCCTACCAAAGAAGAAGAATTAATTGCTGATCAAGGTTTAGAAGAGGAAGAAGAAGTCGATTTGTCTGGAATTAAAATCTCATAA
- a CDS encoding ABC transporter permease has product MSKFWVITKQVYKRRVKTKSFLISLLFPVFIAALIAGIPKMVEYFDSSSDITTIAVLTDNPIYQKALAKDKDNFKVMPKITDKTAAQSALKDGEIDGFVTITEKNDTVSAVYTTEETAGQDILTRLTEDLTATKVAEKAAIYKITSDQLNEITSPVSVTNDLEASNQLTNHEKDVMSAAVLILTLVIFIFVMSYANIVASEIATEKGTRIMEVILSSVSATTHLFAKLTAIILMLLTQIGFYVVCGAIVLIAGRNTTMVQNVLDQVAVFPAYYLVLNLLFVILGLLLYILIAAMIGSMVPNVETVAQFIYPMTILAIIGYWGSIAAANAPDNLLVIIGSYIPTFSPMMMLARMDLLSVSTLGIFSSLAILALSVVGAFFLTVRLYQGNVLLYSNDGLWKTWKTSLSYAKRK; this is encoded by the coding sequence ATGAGTAAATTTTGGGTTATTACGAAACAAGTTTATAAAAGGCGTGTAAAAACAAAATCATTTCTTATTTCCCTTTTATTTCCCGTCTTCATTGCGGCACTCATTGCTGGAATTCCCAAAATGGTTGAGTACTTTGATTCTAGCAGCGATATTACAACCATTGCGGTTTTAACAGACAATCCCATTTATCAAAAAGCATTAGCAAAAGATAAAGATAACTTCAAAGTAATGCCGAAAATCACTGATAAAACAGCCGCTCAGTCAGCTCTTAAAGATGGTGAGATTGATGGTTTTGTGACGATTACAGAAAAAAATGATACGGTAAGCGCAGTTTATACAACGGAGGAAACAGCTGGACAAGATATCCTTACTAGATTAACGGAAGACCTTACCGCAACCAAAGTAGCCGAAAAAGCAGCTATTTATAAAATCACAAGTGATCAATTAAACGAAATTACCTCACCAGTTTCGGTAACCAATGATTTAGAGGCCAGTAACCAACTAACGAATCATGAAAAAGATGTAATGAGTGCTGCTGTCCTGATTTTAACGCTCGTTATCTTTATTTTCGTGATGAGCTATGCAAATATTGTCGCTTCTGAAATCGCTACGGAAAAAGGTACGAGGATTATGGAAGTTATCTTGTCAAGTGTTTCTGCCACGACACATTTGTTTGCTAAATTAACAGCCATCATCTTAATGCTCCTAACACAAATTGGCTTTTATGTCGTTTGTGGAGCGATTGTCCTAATTGCAGGCAGAAATACAACTATGGTCCAAAACGTACTTGATCAAGTAGCTGTGTTCCCTGCTTATTACCTTGTGCTGAATCTATTATTTGTGATTTTGGGATTACTTTTATATATCTTAATCGCGGCAATGATTGGCTCGATGGTTCCGAATGTAGAAACAGTGGCACAGTTTATTTATCCGATGACTATCCTAGCTATTATCGGTTACTGGGGCTCTATCGCAGCAGCGAACGCACCAGACAATTTACTGGTTATTATTGGCTCCTATATCCCAACATTTTCGCCAATGATGATGTTAGCTAGAATGGACCTATTATCTGTCTCCACACTAGGTATATTTAGTTCGCTAGCTATTCTTGCACTAAGCGTAGTCGGCGCTTTTTTCCTAACCGTGCGTCTTTATCAAGGAAATGTCTTACTTTACTCCAATGATGGTTTGTGGAAAACATGGAAAACCTCCTTATCCTATGCAAAAAGAAAATAA
- a CDS encoding Crp/Fnr family transcriptional regulator — MYLKETLDQFASPANILKLLKKDLAFNKHCIQERIEKSDFVIQDKKRKYVYIIVEGFMKLVFEGIHKQNFIFFMKPGSLPFLPVYSEDVPGNTRVVALTEVVWWRVDFHFFKQMMELEDPRNYVMLHQLAETRRKLYFIAIQERLSARDSIYLSLNTMLDFGIRLSTNTMELPRFLTYQELANHANTSKSYASKVLIELREAGILDSKKKPWRINDLQRLKKLIDLESLQPYL; from the coding sequence ATGTATTTAAAAGAAACATTGGATCAATTTGCATCACCAGCAAATATTCTTAAATTACTAAAAAAAGATCTTGCTTTTAATAAACACTGTATTCAAGAACGCATTGAAAAAAGTGATTTTGTTATCCAGGATAAAAAAAGAAAATATGTTTATATAATAGTAGAAGGGTTTATGAAACTAGTTTTCGAAGGCATACATAAACAGAACTTTATATTTTTTATGAAACCCGGTTCACTTCCTTTTCTTCCTGTTTATTCCGAAGATGTTCCCGGAAATACTAGGGTAGTTGCGTTAACAGAAGTGGTGTGGTGGCGTGTTGATTTTCATTTTTTCAAGCAAATGATGGAACTCGAAGATCCGAGAAATTATGTAATGCTTCATCAACTTGCTGAAACACGTCGGAAATTATATTTTATTGCAATTCAAGAAAGACTAAGTGCTCGAGATAGTATTTATCTTTCTTTGAATACAATGCTAGATTTTGGAATCCGACTTTCTACGAATACGATGGAATTACCTAGGTTCTTAACTTACCAAGAACTTGCAAACCATGCAAACACCTCTAAAAGCTATGCATCTAAGGTACTTATAGAATTACGAGAAGCAGGCATTTTGGACTCAAAAAAAAAGCCCTGGAGAATTAATGATCTCCAGCGACTAAAAAAACTAATTGATCTTGAAAGTTTACAACCTTATCTATAA
- a CDS encoding class II fructose-bisphosphate aldolase, whose translation MYVSMKGMLQRANEGKYAVMAINCFNLETARAVIDAAQELRAPIIIDLLQEHLDTHLGSRFLTTPIIKMAKEASVEVAINLDHGQDVPVVKRCLADGFSSVMMDASSRPYEENVAITKEMVQFAETYGASVEAEVGNIGAVTGDNYTNQAMYTEPKVAIDFAKRTGIDALAISYGSSHGDYPDGFTPAFQFDIVREIKAATKMPLVLHGGSGCGAENIQKSVQLGINKINVGSDFMKAQSTKIKEMQEEAPAISFVDLIHATIQAGKEAVQYYILLSGSNGKSL comes from the coding sequence ATGTATGTTTCAATGAAAGGAATGTTACAACGTGCCAATGAAGGAAAGTATGCAGTCATGGCAATTAACTGTTTTAATTTAGAAACCGCAAGAGCAGTTATTGATGCAGCTCAAGAACTTCGGGCGCCGATTATTATTGATTTATTGCAAGAGCATTTAGATACTCATTTAGGAAGCCGTTTTTTAACAACACCGATTATAAAAATGGCAAAAGAAGCAAGTGTAGAAGTAGCGATTAATTTAGATCACGGACAAGATGTTCCGGTTGTGAAACGTTGCTTAGCAGATGGTTTCTCAAGTGTAATGATGGATGCATCCAGCCGTCCTTACGAAGAAAATGTTGCTATTACGAAAGAAATGGTCCAATTTGCTGAAACTTATGGTGCGAGCGTAGAAGCCGAAGTAGGAAACATTGGCGCGGTAACTGGAGATAATTATACAAATCAAGCAATGTATACTGAACCAAAAGTAGCTATTGATTTTGCAAAACGGACTGGGATTGATGCACTTGCAATCTCTTATGGTTCTTCTCACGGAGACTATCCAGATGGATTTACTCCAGCATTTCAGTTTGACATTGTTCGAGAAATTAAAGCAGCGACAAAAATGCCGTTAGTATTACATGGTGGTTCAGGGTGCGGTGCAGAAAATATTCAAAAATCAGTTCAACTGGGAATTAACAAAATTAATGTAGGTTCCGATTTTATGAAAGCTCAATCAACCAAAATCAAAGAAATGCAAGAAGAAGCTCCAGCTATTAGTTTTGTTGACTTAATTCATGCAACCATTCAAGCCGGCAAAGAAGCTGTTCAATATTATATTCTATTATCCGGTTCTAACGGAAAATCACTTTAA
- a CDS encoding PTS fructose transporter subunit IIB, whose amino-acid sequence MNIIGIAACTSGIAHTYIAKEKLTKAGIALGHNIHIETQGTIGIEDELSAEQLKNADVVIIAADIKISGKDRFKGKKIVEIPTDLAIKAPKQIITKIDNEINN is encoded by the coding sequence ATGAACATTATCGGAATAGCAGCCTGTACATCAGGAATTGCTCACACGTATATTGCCAAAGAAAAACTGACAAAAGCAGGAATTGCTCTCGGCCATAACATTCATATTGAAACACAAGGAACCATTGGAATTGAAGATGAACTCTCAGCTGAACAATTAAAAAATGCGGATGTCGTCATTATTGCAGCCGATATTAAAATTAGTGGAAAGGACCGCTTTAAAGGTAAAAAGATTGTCGAAATTCCAACAGACTTAGCTATTAAAGCACCAAAACAAATTATTACCAAAATAGATAACGAAATAAATAACTAG
- a CDS encoding GNAT family N-acetyltransferase gives MQIRLSVREDASSMVELEHLVWTPGTTPGNIHFDSEAEFLLKNPPGSKVVVVKEDKVIGILGYKSPIPLPSNKHVVELDIAVHPDYQREGIGQLLMDKMKEIAREKGYLKISLRVLSINQRAIRFYEKNGFKQEGLLEKEFIIDGKFVDDILMAYFL, from the coding sequence ATGCAAATTAGATTATCCGTTCGTGAAGATGCCTCATCCATGGTGGAACTTGAACATTTGGTTTGGACACCTGGCACAACTCCTGGAAATATTCATTTTGATAGCGAGGCAGAATTCTTACTCAAAAACCCCCCCGGCTCCAAAGTAGTCGTCGTTAAAGAGGATAAAGTAATTGGGATCCTTGGTTATAAATCGCCTATCCCTCTTCCGTCCAATAAACACGTAGTAGAACTTGATATTGCCGTACATCCTGACTACCAGCGCGAAGGTATTGGTCAACTACTAATGGATAAAATGAAAGAAATAGCCCGTGAAAAAGGCTACCTCAAAATCTCTTTGCGCGTTCTATCTATCAATCAAAGAGCCATTCGTTTTTATGAAAAGAACGGTTTTAAACAAGAGGGATTACTTGAAAAAGAATTTATTATTGATGGAAAATTTGTAGATGATATTTTAATGGCTTATTTCCTCTAA
- a CDS encoding ketose-bisphosphate aldolase — translation MLVNMKQLLEVAKENKFAVGAFNVADSNFLRVVVEEAEKNNAPAIIAVHPTELDFTKDDFFEYVLARIKNSPVPFVLHLDHGDNMADVMRAVRCGFSSVMIDGSLLPFEENIRVTKEVVDVCHKLGVSVEGELGTIGKTGNSIEGGVSEIIYTKPEEAEEYISRTGVDTLAVAIGTAHGIYPKDKEPKLRLDILQEIKNVVTIPLVLHGGSANPDAEIAAAVEIGIQKVNISSDYKYAFYKKCREILSTTELWDANAIYPDCIDAAKAVVKYKMELFQSTNQVQKYQQSNTHAWRSNLI, via the coding sequence ATGTTAGTTAATATGAAGCAATTATTAGAGGTAGCAAAAGAAAATAAGTTTGCGGTGGGGGCATTTAATGTAGCTGATAGTAACTTTTTACGCGTAGTAGTTGAAGAAGCAGAGAAAAATAATGCACCAGCAATTATCGCTGTCCACCCAACAGAGCTTGATTTCACGAAAGATGATTTTTTTGAATATGTACTTGCACGAATTAAAAATAGTCCAGTACCTTTTGTGCTTCACTTAGATCATGGTGATAACATGGCGGACGTAATGCGAGCAGTTCGTTGTGGATTCAGTTCAGTGATGATTGACGGTTCACTATTACCTTTTGAAGAAAATATTCGGGTGACAAAAGAAGTAGTAGATGTTTGCCATAAATTAGGCGTGTCAGTAGAAGGAGAGCTAGGAACTATTGGAAAAACAGGGAATAGTATTGAAGGTGGCGTAAGCGAGATTATTTATACTAAGCCAGAAGAAGCGGAAGAATATATTAGTAGAACTGGTGTCGATACGTTAGCAGTAGCGATTGGAACAGCACATGGCATTTATCCGAAAGACAAAGAACCGAAACTACGCCTAGATATACTACAAGAAATTAAAAACGTAGTAACGATTCCTCTCGTCCTTCATGGTGGCTCTGCAAACCCTGATGCGGAAATTGCAGCTGCTGTTGAAATTGGCATCCAAAAAGTGAATATTTCAAGTGATTATAAGTATGCTTTCTACAAGAAATGCCGAGAAATTTTAAGTACAACGGAACTTTGGGATGCAAATGCTATTTATCCAGATTGTATAGATGCTGCCAAAGCAGTCGTGAAGTATAAGATGGAGCTTTTTCAATCAACTAATCAAGTTCAGAAATATCAACAAAGTAACACACATGCGTGGCGTAGTAATTTAATTTAG
- a CDS encoding ABC transporter ATP-binding protein, with product MTLELHNVTKKFADKTAVNDLSFRVEEGKILGLIGQNGAGKTTTFRLILHFLEATSGKITWNGKEVSKIDPNIVGYLPEERGLYPNVTIEEQLIFFAELKGYPKQKIKNEIDDWLERAEVVGKKTDLIKTLSKGNQQKIQLLSTIIHQPKLVILDEPFSGLDPVNAEILKKFVFDLRASGAAIIFSSHRMENVEELCDSLLMLKKGSTVLQGTTESVKSVFGRKRIFIESGHTKEQLAALPGVLHIKTQRNGVFQLKIANESDAEKIFDYVTKDGFIQTFSLQAPTLEEIFKWKAGEF from the coding sequence GTGACGCTTGAACTACATAATGTTACAAAAAAATTTGCTGATAAAACAGCTGTGAATGACTTGTCTTTTCGAGTAGAAGAAGGGAAAATACTTGGACTCATTGGACAAAATGGTGCTGGAAAAACGACTACTTTTCGCCTGATTTTGCATTTTTTAGAGGCCACTTCTGGAAAAATCACATGGAATGGCAAAGAAGTAAGTAAAATCGACCCGAATATCGTCGGCTATTTGCCAGAGGAACGTGGTTTGTATCCAAATGTCACCATCGAAGAGCAACTGATATTTTTTGCAGAACTAAAAGGGTATCCTAAGCAAAAAATAAAAAATGAGATAGATGATTGGTTAGAACGTGCCGAGGTTGTTGGTAAAAAGACAGATTTAATTAAGACGTTATCCAAAGGAAACCAACAAAAAATCCAGCTTTTAAGTACGATTATTCATCAACCAAAACTAGTTATTTTAGATGAACCTTTTAGTGGTCTTGATCCTGTGAATGCTGAAATTTTGAAAAAGTTTGTTTTTGATTTACGTGCTTCTGGAGCTGCTATTATTTTCTCCAGCCACCGTATGGAAAATGTCGAGGAACTATGTGATTCGCTTCTAATGTTAAAAAAAGGCAGTACGGTGCTTCAAGGAACAACTGAATCCGTTAAATCTGTCTTTGGTCGTAAACGAATTTTCATTGAATCAGGTCATACAAAAGAACAACTAGCTGCATTGCCTGGAGTACTTCATATCAAAACTCAACGCAATGGTGTTTTCCAGCTGAAAATAGCCAATGAATCTGATGCCGAGAAAATTTTCGATTATGTCACAAAAGATGGATTCATCCAAACATTCAGCCTCCAAGCTCCAACACTCGAAGAAATCTTTAAATGGAAAGCTGGTGAATTCTAA
- a CDS encoding PTS sugar transporter subunit IIA, translating into MDIQELDISKVINPALVNLDLKATTKLEVIEELTDLLVQMEAVADKDAFIADVLYREEEGKTGLGEGVAIPHGKSASVTNTSIAVGRTKEPIEWESLDDKPVNIIILFAVKNSDATTTHIKLLQKVAILLADDEVIGQFQTVKTKEELIKLLAKNQV; encoded by the coding sequence ATGGATATTCAAGAATTAGATATTAGTAAAGTAATTAATCCAGCGCTTGTTAATTTAGATTTAAAAGCCACAACCAAGTTAGAAGTAATTGAAGAACTAACTGATTTACTTGTTCAAATGGAAGCGGTTGCTGATAAGGACGCATTTATCGCAGACGTCTTGTATCGTGAGGAAGAAGGCAAAACCGGGTTAGGTGAAGGGGTAGCAATTCCGCACGGGAAATCGGCGAGTGTAACAAACACATCGATTGCGGTGGGACGAACCAAAGAGCCAATCGAATGGGAGTCTTTAGATGATAAACCAGTAAATATTATTATTCTGTTCGCAGTCAAAAATTCAGATGCAACGACCACCCATATAAAATTACTCCAAAAAGTAGCAATTTTACTTGCAGATGATGAGGTGATAGGACAATTTCAGACAGTTAAAACAAAAGAAGAATTGATCAAATTACTAGCTAAAAATCAGGTATAG